In a single window of the Hippoglossus hippoglossus isolate fHipHip1 chromosome 7, fHipHip1.pri, whole genome shotgun sequence genome:
- the LOC117765384 gene encoding C4b-binding protein alpha chain-like isoform X1 — MTPLLLISLILSSFSFSQDTIMRSLYWAALGLFSALLASAEVAKRCSAPPEQPPARLEEKFSRRRGFSSGEKVSYTCPEDFTPRGSRSVQCLEGKWTKLALKCEKRVCGNPGDLPNGQFKYKGNSFIGQKVFATCNEGYTLKGLNYMVCKSSGWTGEFPKCGAEGAATCSSPAVDHTVKAGGTVSVYQLGDNVTFTCSQGFQLNRAPQVTCGPGGRWQPQLPRCLPSKERPAQPSRSKTGGCGKPLATKENKANLADKYITMATFASGDRVHYTCDVGHAPAGGSRFRMCRNGKWTPLFLKCEPKQCGSAGEILNGQFTYTGVEFGDTATAVCDKGYTLVGPATRNCKNNGWDGRVPVCEAMVCETAPEGTNAERKNLQEPPYTFRSVIGYKCREGTLVGPKEIWCTKTGTWSAPPPTCKVITCPSPIVSNASWAGAQINLYQYRDTISIECNTGYTMIGQSSVTCGLDGQWSPDLPKCRRTWHAVVN; from the exons atgactcctctcctcctcatctctttaATCCTCTCTTCCTTTAGTTTCTCACAGGACACAATCATGAGGAGTCTCTACTGGGCGGCTCTGGGTTTATTCTCTGCTTTACTGGCTTCAG ccgAAGTGGCAAAGAGATGCTCTGCACCTCCGGAGCAGCCGCCTGCCCGGCTGGAGGAGAAGTTCAGCCGCAGACGGGGCTTCAGCAGCGGGGAGAAGGTGAGCTACACCTGCCCGGAGGACTTCACTCCCAGGGGCAGCAGGTCCGTGCAGTGTTTGGAAGGAAAATGGACCAAACTGGCTCTGAAGTGCGAGA agagagtgtgtggaaACCCCGGGGATCTACCGAATGGACAGTTCAAATATAAAGGGAATTCATTTATTGGCCAGAAGGTTTTCGCGACGTGCAATGAGGG ATACACTCTGAAGGGACTGAACTACATGGTATGCAAGAGCTCTGGGTGGACCGGTGAATTCCCGAAATGTGGAG cAGAGGGAGCGGCCACCTGCTCCTCCCCTGCAGTGGACCACACTGTGAAGGCTGGTGGGACGGTGTCTGTGTACCAGCTGGGAGACAACGTGACCTTCACCTGCAGTCAGGGCTTCCAGCTGAACAGAGCTCCGCAGGTCACATGTGGCCCCGGTGGACGGTGGCAGCCTCAGCTCCCTCGGTGTCTGCCCTCGAAAGAAAGACCTGCTCAGCCCTCTCGCAGTAAAA CAGGTGGATGTGGCAAACCGCTCGCCACCAAAGAAAACAAGGCCAACCTCGCTGACAAGTATATCACCATGGCAACCTTTGCGTCCGGTGACCGAGTCCACTACACGTGTGACGTTGGACACGCTCCAGCTGGAGGCAGCAGATTTCGCATGTGCAGGAACGGGAAGTGGACACCGCTGTTCCTGAAATGTGAAC CAAAGCAGTGCGGCTCTGCAGGAGAGATTCTGAATGGACAGTTCACATACACTGGAGTAGAGTTTGGAGACACCGCTACAGCCGTCTGTGATAAAGG GTATACTCTCGTCGGACCGGCCACCAGGAACTGTAAGAACAACGGCTGGGATGGACGTGTGCCTGTTTGTGAAG CTATGGTGTGTGAGACGGCTCCAGAGGGGACCAACGCAGAGAGGAAAAACCTTCAGGAGCCACCGTACACGTTCAGGAGCGTGATTGGCTATAAGTGTCGTGAGGGAACTCTTGTTGGACCAAAGGAGATCTGGTGCACCAAGACCGGGACATGGAGCGCACCTCCTCCGACATGCAAAG TGATTACATGTCCGTCTCCAATCGTGTCCAACGCCTCCTGGGCTGGAGCTCAGATCAACCTGTATCAATACAGGGACACCATATCCATCGAGTGTAACACAGGCTACACCATGATTGGCCAGAGCTCCGTTACCTGTGGTCTAGATGGCCAGTGGTCACCTGACCTGCCCAAATGTAGACGCACGT ggCATGCAGTTGTGAACTGA
- the LOC117765384 gene encoding complement receptor type 2-like isoform X2, which yields MTPLLLISLILSSFSFSQDTIMRSLYWAALGLFSALLASAEVAKRCSAPPEQPPARLEEKFSRRRGFSSGEKVSYTCPEDFTPRGSRSVQCLEGKWTKLALKCEKRVCGNPGDLPNGQFKYKGNSFIGQKVFATCNEGYTLKGLNYMVCKSSGWTGEFPKCGAEGAATCSSPAVDHTVKAGGTVSVYQLGDNVTFTCSQGFQLNRAPQVTCGPGGRWQPQLPRCLPSKERPAQPSRSKTGGCGKPLATKENKANLADKYITMATFASGDRVHYTCDVGHAPAGGSRFRMCRNGKWTPLFLKCEPKQCGSAGEILNGQFTYTGVEFGDTATAVCDKGYTLVGPATRNCKNNGWDGRVPVCEAMVCETAPEGTNAERKNLQEPPYTFRSVIGYKCREGTLVGPKEIWCTKTGTWSAPPPTCKVITCPSPIVSNASWAGAQINLYQYRDTISIECNTGYTMIGQSSVTCGLDGQWSPDLPKCRRTGHAVVN from the exons atgactcctctcctcctcatctctttaATCCTCTCTTCCTTTAGTTTCTCACAGGACACAATCATGAGGAGTCTCTACTGGGCGGCTCTGGGTTTATTCTCTGCTTTACTGGCTTCAG ccgAAGTGGCAAAGAGATGCTCTGCACCTCCGGAGCAGCCGCCTGCCCGGCTGGAGGAGAAGTTCAGCCGCAGACGGGGCTTCAGCAGCGGGGAGAAGGTGAGCTACACCTGCCCGGAGGACTTCACTCCCAGGGGCAGCAGGTCCGTGCAGTGTTTGGAAGGAAAATGGACCAAACTGGCTCTGAAGTGCGAGA agagagtgtgtggaaACCCCGGGGATCTACCGAATGGACAGTTCAAATATAAAGGGAATTCATTTATTGGCCAGAAGGTTTTCGCGACGTGCAATGAGGG ATACACTCTGAAGGGACTGAACTACATGGTATGCAAGAGCTCTGGGTGGACCGGTGAATTCCCGAAATGTGGAG cAGAGGGAGCGGCCACCTGCTCCTCCCCTGCAGTGGACCACACTGTGAAGGCTGGTGGGACGGTGTCTGTGTACCAGCTGGGAGACAACGTGACCTTCACCTGCAGTCAGGGCTTCCAGCTGAACAGAGCTCCGCAGGTCACATGTGGCCCCGGTGGACGGTGGCAGCCTCAGCTCCCTCGGTGTCTGCCCTCGAAAGAAAGACCTGCTCAGCCCTCTCGCAGTAAAA CAGGTGGATGTGGCAAACCGCTCGCCACCAAAGAAAACAAGGCCAACCTCGCTGACAAGTATATCACCATGGCAACCTTTGCGTCCGGTGACCGAGTCCACTACACGTGTGACGTTGGACACGCTCCAGCTGGAGGCAGCAGATTTCGCATGTGCAGGAACGGGAAGTGGACACCGCTGTTCCTGAAATGTGAAC CAAAGCAGTGCGGCTCTGCAGGAGAGATTCTGAATGGACAGTTCACATACACTGGAGTAGAGTTTGGAGACACCGCTACAGCCGTCTGTGATAAAGG GTATACTCTCGTCGGACCGGCCACCAGGAACTGTAAGAACAACGGCTGGGATGGACGTGTGCCTGTTTGTGAAG CTATGGTGTGTGAGACGGCTCCAGAGGGGACCAACGCAGAGAGGAAAAACCTTCAGGAGCCACCGTACACGTTCAGGAGCGTGATTGGCTATAAGTGTCGTGAGGGAACTCTTGTTGGACCAAAGGAGATCTGGTGCACCAAGACCGGGACATGGAGCGCACCTCCTCCGACATGCAAAG TGATTACATGTCCGTCTCCAATCGTGTCCAACGCCTCCTGGGCTGGAGCTCAGATCAACCTGTATCAATACAGGGACACCATATCCATCGAGTGTAACACAGGCTACACCATGATTGGCCAGAGCTCCGTTACCTGTGGTCTAGATGGCCAGTGGTCACCTGACCTGCCCAAATGTAGACGCA cagggCATGCAGTTGTGAACTGA